One part of the Drosophila teissieri strain GT53w chromosome 3R, Prin_Dtei_1.1, whole genome shotgun sequence genome encodes these proteins:
- the LOC122621609 gene encoding filamin-A isoform X3 — MASRKTNDYYQPARQEGQQQADQYEENFDEDMEAERDLAEDAQWKKIQQNTFTRWANEHLKTIDRSINNLETDLSDGLRLIALIEVLSQKRMPKYNKRPTFRSQKLENVSVALKFLQDEGIKIVNIDSSDIVDCKLKLILGLIWTLILHYSISMPMWDGEDDKQLNGSGHTPKQRLLNWIHAKIPDLPINNFTNDWTTGKAVGALVDACAPGLCPDWELWDPKDAVQNASEAMGLADDWLNVRQLIKPEELVNPNVDEQSMMTYLSQYPNSKLKTGAPLRPKTNPNSIPPPRVRAYGPGIEPIGPVVGAPANFTVETFSAGKGSVDVDIQGPNGEIEKADVRFNNDKNLTYTVSYIPKAEGSHKVAVKFSGRDIPKSPFPVKVEGHAGDASKVKVTGPGIQPNGVTIKKPTFFDILAKDAGRGVPEVIIIDPANHKTSVAAKVRQLENDTWRCEYVTALQGLHSVNVFYAGTPIPNSPFPVKVAPLSDARKVRASGRGLQATGVRVGDDADFKIYTEGAGEGEPEVRVIGPGGMNQNVMQSKVDGNTYECHYYPTKEGRYVIMVTFAGQEVAKSPFEVKVGPKKESSIVAYGPGLSSGVIGYPAAFVVETNGETGALGFTVAGPSQAEIECHDNGDGSALVKYHPSAVGEYAVHILCDNEDIPKSPFIAQILPRTDFHPELVKASGPGLEKNGVTINQPTSFTVDPSKAGNAPLDVVVQDVYGTKLSVELKNNPDGTKKVSYTPTSGVPHTVEVNYGGVSTPNSPHRVYVGVPVDAAKVQAFGPWLQPGVRPNAATHFNVDAREAGDAELKVKIIHEETKIEVPCRIIDNEDNTYSVEVIPPSKGAYTTTMTYGGQRVPLGQKVVVEQTVDVSKIKVDGLEPTAPLNSLQQFRIITHGLPKADLAVTITSPSGNRIKAHIIPTAEGFLVNFTPTQLGEYLLSICFGGTPITPRPFRLQCLTGSDSNKVQAFGPGLERGIVGQPAEFMIDTRGAGQGGLGVTVEGPCEAAINCRDNGDGTCNVAYLPTEAGDYTVNITFNERHITGSPFQPLIVPVPNLKNTRVSGIGIQPHGVIMNAATDFMVDMSKVGSNIDSGKLSCAIFDPMGHVLPSKIVQGPTDDIFRIMYTPFEAGRHTIELMYDNIPVPGSPFVVNVKSGCDPARCKAYGPGLEKGLTNQKNKFTVETKGAGNGGLSLAIEGPSEAKMTCTDNRDGSCDVDYLATDPGEYDITIRFADKHIPGSPFRVLVEETVDPSKVKVYGPGIEHGQVRESVPTFFNVDVGEAGPGRIAVKLTNSEGIPVDNLRVEDKGNCIYAVHYVPPKAGSVLTCQVKFSEVEVPCSPFVMTVFPKSEPTKVKVKGVNEKKKTPASLPAEFEIDTKQAGQADINVAIKNPKGKAMQPRLEEVSTGTYVVSFVPDECGTYQCSIKYGDKEIEGSPFKLEAFPTGEAKKCKLVEQAPKIQSSGSQSHLKVDAREAGDGAVTCKITNKAGSEIVDIDVIEKDGFFDILYALNDPGDYDINVKFGGKDIPNGSFSIKAVESIEQYSHSEYIEEHTTKVVQQTTQSELVNGKSEITYRSVAFEKLPLPTTGGNVTAEVRMPSGKVDKPVIQDNRDGTVSVKYDPREEGSHELVVKYNGEPVQGSPFKFHVDSITSGYVTAYGPGLTHGVTGEPANFTISTKGASAGGLTMAVEGPSKADINYHDNKDGTVSVQYLPTAPGEYQVSVRFGDKHIKGSPYFAKITGEGRKRNQISVGSCSEVTMPGDITDDDLRALNASIQAPSGLEEPCFLKRMPTGNIGISFTPREIGEHLVSVKRLGKHINNSPFKVTVCEREVGDAKKVKVSGAGLKEGQTHADNIFSVDTRNAGFGGLSVSIEGPSKAEIQCTDKDDGTLNISYKPTEPGYYIVNLKFADHHVEGSPFTVKVAGEGSNRKREKIQRERDAVPITEIGSQCKLTFKMPGITSFDLAACVTSPSNVTEDAEIQEVEDGLYAVHFVPKELGVHTVSVRYSEMHIPGSPFQFTVGPLRDSGSHLVKAGGSGLERGVVGEAAEFNVWTREAGGGSLAISVEGPSKADIEFKDRKDGSCDVSYKVTEPGEYRVGLKFNDRHIPDSPFKVYVSPDAGDAHKLEVQQFPQGNIQADAPYQFMVRKNGAKGELDAKIVAPSGTDDDCFIQVIDGEMYSVRFYPRENGIHAIHVKFNGVHIPDSPFRIKVGKDVADPAAVHASGNGLDEVKTGHKADFIINTCNAGVGTLAVSIDGPSKVAMDCTEVEEGYKVRYTPLLPGEHYITVKYNNMHIVGSPFKVNATGDKLADEGAQETSTVIVETVQKVAKGGKNTGVHLPTFKSDASKVVSKGMGLKKAYIGKQNQFSISATDAGNNILYVGMYGPKGPCEEFHVKHAGHNNYNVQYLVRDRGQYVLLIKWGEEHIPGSPFQIDV; from the exons ATGGCGTCCAGAAAA ACGAACGACTACTACCAGCCAGCCAGACAGGAGGGCCAGCAGCAGGCGGACCAGTACGAGGAGAACTTCGACGAGGACATGGAGGCCGAACGCGATCTCGCCGAGGATGCGCAGTGGAAGAAGATCCAACAGAACACCTTCACCCGGTGGGCCAACGAGCACCTGAAGACCATTGATCGCTCGATCAACAACCTGGAGACGGACCTGTCCGACGGCCTCCGACTGATCGCCCTGATCGAGGTGCTGTCCCAGAAGCGAATGCCCAAATACAACAAACGCCCAACATTCCGCAGCCAGAAACTGGAAAACGTGTCGGTGGCCCTGAAATTCCTGCAGGATGAGGGTATCAAAATCGTTAACATTG ACTCGTCGGACATTGTGGACTGTAAGCTGAAACTGATACTCGGTCTGATATGGACACTGATTCTGCACTACTCGATATCGATGCCGATGTGGGATGGCGAGGACGACAAGCAGCTCAACGGCTCGGGCCACACTCCCAAGCAGCG CCTGCTGAACTGGATACACGCCAAGATACCCGACTTGCCCATCAACAACTTCACCAACGACTGGACCACGGGCAAGGCGGTGGGCGCCCTCGTTGACGCCTGTGCTCCGGGTCTCTGTCCCGACTGGGAGCTGTGGGATCCCAAGGATGCCGTGCAGAACGCCTCCGAGGCCATGGGCCTTGCCGATGACTGGCTCAACGTGCGCCAGCTGATCAAGCCCGAGGAGCTGGTCAACCCCAACGTGGACGAGCAGTCTATGATGACCTATCTGTCTCAGTACCCGAACTCCAAGCTCAAGACTGGAGCTCCCTTGAGGCCCAAGACGAATCCAAACAG CATTCCGCCGCCGCG AGTGCGTGCCTATGGTCCTGGTATTGAGCCTATTGGTCCTGTGGTGGGAGCCCCGGCCAACTTCACCGTCGAAACCTTCTCTGCTGGCAAAG GTTCCGTGGATGTTGACATCCAAGGACCCAATGGCGAGATCGAGAAGGCTGACGTGCGCTTTAACAATGACAAGAACCTCACGTACACAGTTTCGTACATACCCAAAGCCGAGGGTTCGCACAAGGTGGCCGTTAAGTTCTCCGGTCGCGACATCCCCAAGTCGCCGTTCCCCGTTAAGGTGGAAGGTCATGCTGGAGACGCCTCTAAGGTGAAGGTTACGGGGCCCGGAATACAGCCCAACGGTGTCACCATCAAGAAGCCAACCTTCTTCGACATTCTGGCCAAGGATGCGGGTCGCGGAGTGCCCGAAGTGATTATCATCGATCCGGCTAACCACAAGACCTCTGTGGCCGCCAAAGTGCGCCAACTGGAAAACGATACTTGGCGATGCGAGTACGTGACCGCTCTGCAGGGATTGCATTCGGTGAATGTCTTCTATGCTGGAACACCGATCCCCAACAGTCCCTTCCCGGTGAAGGTAGCTCCACTGTCCGATGCGCGTAAAGTTCGCGCTTCCGGTCGTGGTCTCCAGGCAACTGGCGTTCGCGTCGGTGACGATGCCGACTTCAAGATCTATACCGAGGGAGCCGGCGAGGGTGAGCCAGAGGTGCGCGTTATTGGTCCTGGAGGCATGAACCAGAACGTCATGCAGTCGAAGGTGGATGGCAATACCTACGAGTGCCACTACTATCCCACCAAGGAGGGCCGCTACGTCATCATGGTGACCTTTGCTGGCCAAGAAGTTGCCAAGTCGCCGTTTGAGGTGAAAGTAGGTCCCAAGAAGGAGTCCTCGATTGTGGCCTACGGGCCCGGACTGAGCAGCGGCGTTATCGGCTACCCGGCCGCCTTTGTAGTGGAGACCAATGGCGAGACCGGCGCCCTCGGGTTCACCGTGGCCGGTCCCTCGCAGGCCGAGATCGAGTGCCACGACAACGGCGATGGCTCTGCCCTGGTCAAGTATCACCCCTCCGCAGTGGGAGAGTACGCCGTGCATATTCTGTGCGACAATGAGGACATTCCCAAGTCGCCATTTATCGCTCAGATCCTCCCGCGCACCGATTTCCATCCCGAGCTGGTCAAAGCTAGTGGTCCTGGACTGGAGAAGAATGGCGTGACCATCAACCAGCCGACCAGCTTTACTGTGGACCCCAGCAAGGCAGGCAATGCTCCGTTGGATGTTGTCGTTCAGGATGTGTACGGCACCAAGTTGTCCGTGGAGCTTAAGAACAACCCAGATGGCACCAAGAAGGTCTCGTATACGCCTACTTCTGGAGTTCCGCACACCGTCGAAG ttaACTATGGCGGAGTTTCTACGCCCAATTCTCCCCATCGTGTGTACGTCGGGGTTCCGGTTGACGCAGCCAAGGTACAGGCCTTTGGACCCTGGTTGCAACCTGGAGTGCGCCCCAACGCGGCCACACACTTCAATGTGGACGCCCGTGAGGCTGGAGACGCCGAGCTGAAGGTAAAGATCATTCACGAGGAAACCAAGATCGAGGTACCGTGCCGCATCATCGATAACGAGGACAACACCTACTCGGTGGAAGTGATCCCGCCATCCAAGGGTGCCTACACCACTACAATGACGTATGGTGGCCAAAGAGTTCCCCTGGGACAGAAGGTGGTCGTGGAACAAACGGTCGATGTATCCAAGATCAAGGTGGACGGGCTTGAGCCAA ccgcgCCCTTAAACAGTTTGCAGCAGTTTCGGATTATTACACATGGCCTGCCGAAAGCGGACTTGGCGGTGACCATCACCAGTCCATCGGGCAATCGCATAAAGGCCCACATCATACCGACCGCAGAGGGATTTCTGGTTAACTTTACGCCAACCCAACTGGGCGAGTACCTCCTAAGCATCTGCTTTGGCGGCACGCCGATCACTCCACGTCCCTTCCGACTGCAGTGCCTAACAGGCAGCGATTCGAATAAGGTGCAAGCCTTTGGGCCTGGCCTGGAACGTGGCATTGTGGGCCAGCCGGCAGAGTTTATGATAGATACGCGTGGCGCCGGACAGGGCGGATTGGGAGTGACGGTGGAAGGACCCTGCGAGGCGGCCATCAATTGCCGCGATAATGGAGATGGCACTTGCAACGTCGCCTATTTACCGACGGAGGCGGGCGATTATACCGTCAACATAACGTTCAACGAGCGGCACATAACCGGCTCGCCCTTCCAGCCACTCATAGTTCCGGTACCGAATCTGAAGAATACCCGCGTCAGCGGCATCGGCATCCAGCCGCATG GTGTGATCATGAATGCGGCCACGGACTTCATGGTTGATATGAGCAAGGTGGGCAGCAACATTGACTCAGGAAAGCTGTCCTGTGCGATCTTCGACCCAATGGGCCATGTGTTGCCGAGCAAGATTGTGCAAGGTCCAACCGACGACATCTTCCGCATCATGTACACTCCCTTCGAGGCTGGCCGCCACACCATTGAGCTGATGTACGACAACATCCCGGTGCCAGGATCTCCGTTTGTTGTGAATGTGAAGAGCGGCTGCGATCCCGCTCGCTGCAAGGCCTACGGACCAGGCCTCGAAAAAGGACTGACCaaccagaaaaacaaattcaCCGTGGAGACCAAGGGTGCAGGAAACGGTGGCCTTTCGCTTGCCATCGAGGGTCCCTCGGAGGCGAAAATGACGTGCACGGACAATCGCGATGGTAGCTGCGATGTGGACTATTTGGCCACTGATCCAGGAGAGTATGACATTACCATTCGGTTTGCGGACAAGCACATACCCGGCTCTCCGTTCCGCGTGCTCGTCGAGGAGACGGTGGATCCCAGCAAGGTGAAGGTGTACGGTCCGGGCATCGAGCACGGCCAGGTGCGCGAGAGCGTGCCCACCTTCTTCAACGTGGATGTGGGCGAGGCTGGTCCTGGCCGCATTGCCGTAAAGCTGACCAACTCCGAGGGTATTCCCGTGGACAATCTGCGTGTGGAAGACAAGGGCAATTGCATTTACGCGGTTCACTATGTGCCGCCCAAGGCTGGCTCCGTGCTCACCTGCCAGGTGAAGTTCTCTGAGGTTGAAGTGCCATGCAG TCCATTTGTGATGACCGTTTTCCCCAAATCAGAGCCCACCAAAGTAAAGGTAAAGGGTGTCAATGAGAAGAAGAAAACGCCTGCTTCCCTTCCCGCCGAGTTTGAAATCGATACAAAACAGGCTGGCCAGGCTGATATCAATGTGGCCATTAAGAACCCCAAGGGCAAGGCCATGCAGCCGCGCCTGGAGGAGGTGTCCACTGGCACGTACGTGGTGTCCTTTGTGCCCGATGAGTGCGGCACCTACCAGTGCAGCATCAAGTACGGCGACAAGGAGATCGAGGGCTCGCCCTTCAAACTCGAAGCATTCCCCACCGGCGAAGCCAAGAAGTGCAAACTGGTGGAGCAGGCGCCCAAGATTCAGTCCTCGGGCAGTCAATCGCACCTGAAAGTGGATGCCCGTGAGGCCGGAGATGGAGCGGTGACCTGCAAGATCACCAACAAGGCGGGCAG CGAAATTGTCGACATTGATGTGATCGAAAAGGATGGTTTCTTCGACATTCTGTACGCCCTTAACGATCCCGGAGACTATGACATCAACGTAAAGTTTGGTGGCAAGGACATCCCGAACGGCAGCTTCTCCATCAAG GCTGTCGAAAGTATCGAGCAATACTCGCATAGTGAATATATCGAGGAGCACACGACCAAAGTGGTTCAGCAAACTACGCAG AGCGAGCTCGTCAACGGAAAATCTGAGATCACGTACCGCAGTGTAGCATTTGAGAAATTACCACTACCCACAACAGGCGGCAACGTTACAG CTGAAGTCAGAATGCCGAGCGGTAAAGTAGACAAACCCGTGATCCAGGATAACCGTGATGGTACCGTCTCGGTGAAGTACGATCCCCGTGAGGAGGGATCCCACGAGCTCGTGGTCAAATACAACGGAGAACCCGTGCagg GATCTCCCTTCAAATTCCACGTTGACTCGATCACCTCCGGCTATGTGACTGCCTATGGACCCGGCCTGACCCACGGAGTCACCGGTGAGCCGGCCAACTTTACCATCTCCACCAAGGGAGCCAGCGCCGGTGGCCTGACCATGGCCGTCGAAGGACCCAGCAAGGCTGAC ATCAACTACCATGACAACAAAGACGGCACTGTTTCCGTGCAATACCTGCCCACCGCTCCTGGCGAGTACCAGGTGTCCGTTCGCTTCGGCGACAAGCACATCAAGGGTTCGCCGTACTTTGCCAAGATCACCGGCGAGGGTCGCAAGCGCAACCAGATCTCGGTTGGCTCCTGCTCCGAGGTGACCATGCCCGGCGACATTACCGATGACGATCTGCGCGCCTTGAACGCCTCGATCCAGGCGCCCAGTGGCCTGGAGGAGCCCTGCTTCCTGAAGCGCATGCCCACTGGCAACATTGGCATCTCCTTTACGCCCCGCGAGATTGGCGAGCACCTGGTGTCGGTGAAGCGTCTGGGCAAGCACATCAACAACTCACCTTTTAAGGTGACTGTCTGCGAGCGCGAGGTGGGCGACGCCAAGAAGGTCAAGGTTAGCGGAGCTGGCCTTAAGGAGGGTCAAACCCATGCTGACAATATCTTCTCCGTGGACACGAGGAACGCCGGCTTCGGTGGTCTTTCGGTCTCCATTGAGGGTCCCAGCAAGGCTGAGATCCAGTGCACGGATAAGGATGACGGTACCCTCAACATCTCGTACAAGCCCACGGAGCCGGGCTACTACATTGTTAACCTGAAGTTCGCCGATCACCACGTGGAGGGTTCACCTTTCACCGTGAAGGTGGCAGGCGAGGGCAGCAACCGCAAGCGCGAGAAGATCCAGCGGGAGCGTGATGCTGTTCCAATCACGGAAATTGGCAGCCAGTGCAAGTTGACATTCAAGATGCCCGGCATTACCTCGTTCGATCTGGCCGCCTGCGTCACCTCTCCCAGCAACGTGACCGAGGATGCGGAGATccaggaggtggaggatgGCCTCTACGCAGTGCACTTTGTGCCCAAGGAGTTGGGAGTGCACACGGTGTCGGTGCGCTACTCCGAGATGCACATACCCGGATCACCGTTCCAGTTCACCGTGGGACCACTGCGCGACTCCGGCAGCCATCTTGTTAAGGCTGGAGGTTCTGGCCTGGAGCGAGGCGTTGTCGGAGAGGCGGCCGAGTTCAATGTGTGGACCCGCGAAGCAGGCGGCGGTTCCCTGGCCATTTCCGTGGAGGGTCCTAGCAAGGCTGATATCGAGTTTAAGGATCGCAAGGACGGCAGCTGCGATGTGTCGTACAAGGTCACTGAACCAGGAGAGTACCGCGTGGGCCTGAAATTCAACGATCGCCACATACCCGACTCACCCTTCAAGGTGTACGTCTCCCCGGATGCAGGCGATGCCCACAAGCTGGAGGTTCAGCAGTTCCCGCAGGGCAACATCCAGGCGGACGCTCCCTACCAGTTCATGGTGCGCAAGAACGGTGCCAAGGGTGAGCTGGACGCCAAGATTGTGGCTCCATCCGGAACGGACGATGATTGCTTCATCCAGGTGATCGACGGCGAGATGTACTCGGTGCGTTTCTATCCACGCGAGAACGGAATCCACGCCATCCACGTCAAGTTCAACGGCGTCCACATACCCGACTCTCCATTCAGGATCAAGGTGGGCAAGGATGTGGCCGATCCGGCTGCTGTGCACGCCAGCGGCAATGGATTGGACGAAGTGAAGACTGGACACAAGGCCGACTTCATCATCAATACCTGCAACGCCGGCGTTGGCACGTTGGCCGTCTCCATCGATGGACCCTCCAAGGTGGCCATGGACTGCACAGAGGTTGAAGAGGGCTACAAGGTCCGCTACACCCCTCTGCTGCCCGGCGAGCACTACATCACGGTCAAGTACAACAACATGCACATCGTGGGCTCGCCATTCAAGGTGAACGCTACCGGCGACAAATTGGCGGATGAGGGCGCCCAGGAGACGTCCACGGTGATCGTGGAGACAGTGCAGAAGGTGGCCAAGGGAGGCAAGAACACGGGCGTCCATCTGCCCACCTTCAAGTCGGACGCCAGCAAAGTGGTGTCCAAGGGTATGGGCCTGAAGAAGGCCTACATTGGCAAGCAGAACCAGTTCAGCATCAGTGCCACCGATGCGG GCAACAACATCCTGTACGTGGGAATGTACGGACCAAAGGGGCCCTGCGAGGAGTTCCACGTGAAGCACGCTGGCCACAACAACTATAATGTGCAGTACCTGGTGCGCGACCGCGGCCAGTACGTGCTCCTAATCAAGTGGGGCGAGGAGCATATACCCGGCTCCCCATTCCAGATCGATGTGTAG